From the Rhinopithecus roxellana isolate Shanxi Qingling chromosome 5, ASM756505v1, whole genome shotgun sequence genome, the window ggaggctgaagcaggagaaccacttgaacctgggaggcggagattgcagtgagccgagatcacgccactgcactccagcttggcaacagagcaagacaacatctcaaaaaaaaaaaaaaaaaaaaaaaaaggaaaaagaaaagaaaaaaatagactgagcacggtggctcatgcctgtaatcccaccactttgggaggccaaggtgggcggatcacttgaggtcaggagttcaagaccagcctggccaatatggcaaaaccccatctctacaaataatacaaaaaataagccagacgtggtgacaggtgcctgtagtcccagttactagggaggctgagacatgagaatcacttgaacccaggaggcggaggttgcagtgagccaagatcacaccactgcactctagcctgggcaacagagcgagactctgtttcaaaataaataaacaaacaaacaaacctggccaggccaggtacggtggcttacacctataatcccagcactttgggaagctgaggcaggtggatcacctgagatcaggagttggagaccagcctggccaacatggcgaaatcctgtgtctactaaaaatacaaaaattagccaggtgtggtagcatgtgtctgtaatcccagctacatgggaggctgaggcaggaggattgcttgggcccaggaggtcagactgcagtgagccgtaatcatgccactgtaccccatcctggatgacagagtaagatcctatctcaaaaaaaaaaaaaaacctaagaaaaacTTTCAGAAACTGTATTTTTGTGGTACCCTTCCCCACTAATAGCCTCAGAGACAAATCTCAATTTCTAATACTCATCCAAGCACCCTGGGGTTTTACTCCAGATAATAGAGGTTCTAAAAGGAAGTCTGGGAAAGGCCTTATTTTAGTGCTTAGAAGAAAGGGCTCAGGAATAAGCTTCCTAAATCCTTACTCACTAATATGAATCTATCTCTTAGCAGCTCtgattctgttttgctttttcctaAACAATTCCCAAGACCTTAGACTATAGCGGGGAAAGGGTCTACCTCTCCATATGGTTTCCATTGGTAGATACAGCTTAGGCTCCCTCTGAGAAGGATCATGAGTTCTTCACCTGATTTCAGTGCCAAAGAACAAGGGCCCCATATCATTTATGTCTCGTCCCCTGCCAAGTACCAGGCTCTTGTGTGGAAGTTCCCTAGTGCTAAGTATCCTCATACCCTGACTAAACTCAGAATGCATTTACATCTAAGACAAAATAGCAAATACATTGGCATGCAGGGGAAACTTCTTTAAGCCTCTACCACCTTCCTGATCCAACTACCTCTCCCTGAACACAACAGACCATGAACAATGCTACACACCTATAAATATTACTTGGTTACCACCAACAAACCATGAAAAGGGAGAGCCAGGAATTTTGGCCACGGGTGACACGTGCAGGCCTCCTCCTTCCCTCACAGCAGGTTACCCAAGAGCCAGATTGGCATGCAGTTAGGGCACCAGCAGAGCAGGCACACCTCAGGAGATGTTTACTGAAGTCATCTGATTCCTTAAAACAACATAAGTAGTTATTGTGAGAAAAATCAGAACTTTGTTGGACTTATTATGCTTATTTTACAGTGGagtatttaaaaattgctttggggtagggtgcagtggctcacacctataatcccagcactttggaaagtgaaggtgggcggatcacttggacccaggagctcaaaaccagcctgggcaacacagggagacccatctctacaaaaaaattaaaaaattagccaggcactgccagatgtggtggctcactcctgtaatcccagcacttcgggaagccgaggtgggggatcacttgaggtaaagagttcgagaccagtctggtcaacacagtgaaaccctgtctctgctaaaaatacaaaaaatgagctgcaCATGATGGTGGGctcctataatccctgctactcgggggggctaagacaggagaatcgcctgaacctggtaggcagaggttgcagtgagccaagattgcaccattgcactccagcctggatgacaagaatgaaattccgtctcaaaaaaaaattagccaggcacagtggcatgtgcctgtggtgccactgcatgggaggctgaggcgggagaattgcttgagcccaggagattaaggctacagtgagctgtgatcatgccacagctctccagcctaggtgacacagcaagactttgtctcaaaaaaacaaacaaacaggctgggcatggtggctcatacctgtaatcccagcactttgggaggccaaggcgggtggatcacctgaggtcaggagtttgagaacaccctggccaacacagtgaaaccctgtctctactcaaaatacaaaaaatgagccgggcatggtggcaggcgcctgcaatcccagctactcaggaggctgaggcaggagaatcacttgaacccgggaggcagaggatgcagtgagccaagatcatgtcattgcactccagcctgggcaacgatagcaaaactctgtctcaaaaacaaacaaacaaacaaacaataaataattggTTTGAGGGAGGAAAAATTCACTTTTCAGAGGTTAGAGCCCCCTAATTCCAATCCTGCCTGGCAGAAGCAGCCCTGCACATCATGGATGGACACACTTTGTCCCAGTCTCCTGTTACACAGGAGCAGAGACCCTATGATGCCAAGAGCAGAAGGTCGTGCCTCCCGCAAAGCACAATTAAAACATCATACTGTGGCTGAAAGAGAGGTTGTAAACTCGGAGCTTATAGGCTCTATTtaatcaatagatgcagaaatgtcTTGTGTttagttttcatgtttttatgtttgtttaagtcaaggtctcactctgttgctgaggctgaagATACAATCACGGCCCACTGTATCTTCAACGTCCCAGgattaagcgatcctcccacctcagtctcccaagtaggtgagactacaggtgtatgccaccatgcctggttaattttttatttttatttttatagcgatggggtctcactatgttgcccaggctggtctcaaactcctagatgcaagtgagcctcctgcctcaccctctcaaagtgttggaattgcaggcatgagccacggagctgggccaatttttttatttctttaacaatAGGAGGTCACTACTGAACCAAAAGTGCTACATGCCAAAAGTTGCCTGAGCGAAGTATGAGGGAATTATTCCCCCTGACCTAAGCTGTTGGAGATCCCACTCCTTTCGGACTCAAATGGTCTGCTTCACTCATCTGTGAAACCTGCCTGCTCCCGATGCGTATTTGAGTTTGAGATCCTTTAAAGCTTTAATCCCCATTAAATTGCAGAATTTGTAGCAAAGGAAACACATTAAGGATTTGACAGTCTTATTTTCACTTCACTACAAATGAAGGTCCTGACAGCTGTTTTTccgggtttatttatttatttatttttttattgacacGTAGTCTCTctctgccgctcaggctggagtgcaacggcacaatctcggctcactgcaacctccacctgccaggttcaaacaattctcctgcctcagccccccgagtagctgggattacaggcacccgccaccatcacgcctggctaattattgtattctgagtagatacggggtttcaccatgttggccaggctggtctcgaactcctgacctcaggtgatccacctgcctcagcctcccaaagtgctgggattacaggtgtgagccactgcccccagccttgTTTTTCTATGGGAAAAGATCCATAGCTTGGGGGCTCCATGTTCTGAAGAGGATGCAGACAGTTGCTACCAGTCTAGCAGGGAAGAAGACAACACGAGACTGAAAGTAGAACGTAAGTTCAGAATTTCACAGTGGGGCTGCCAGTCGGGAGTGCACCTGCCTTGCTCTTCAGGAACTCTGTCATGGCTCATCTCTCTTCCAGCCTAGCTGCACTGAGCAATGGGTACCCTGATTCCGGAGTTGACTTTGCTGGAGCCAAAACAATTTAGTTTTAGTTGGCCAGGCCAGTTGACACAGGCCACCCTGACCGTATCATCAAGAAAAGCTGAGGATTTTGGACCACCTGGTTGAACTTGTAGACTCTCTCCATGGCACTTCAGGCAATAGGTTTTGTCCACACTGTGCTTGTTCCATGCAGGAGTGCCTGAAGTGCCTACAGCCAAACCAGGCCCTGGTGATGCTCCTTTTCCCAAGAGGGTGCTCCTGGAGCATCACCGGCCATGCTGTCATTTCCTATGGCTGCGTCCTGGGCCAAAATACAAGCAGCTTTGAGatgtaacattatttttttccttatgcaTTAAAAAGGccaaataacattaaaaatgagttatccaaagttttttgttttgttttgttttgttttttgagacagagtctcaccctgtcacccaggctgcagtgcaatggtgcgatcttggctcactgcaacctctgcctcctgggttcaagtgattctcctgcctcagcctcctaagcagctgggattacagatgcgcgccaccacgcccggctgattttttgtatctttagtagagatggggtttcaccatgttggccaggctggtctcgaactcctgacctgatgatccacccacctcagcctcccaaagtgctgagattacaagtgtgagccactgcgaacAGCCtacagttttaacatttttttaaatgtttatggtTAGCTAGAATGTTTGACAATGGGGAGAAAAATCTGAGTGCTGAAGGGTCcataaaggtctttttttttctttttttttttgagacagggtctcagtctgttgctgaagctggagtgcagtgctgccatcATGGCCCACTacaaactctacctcccaggctcaagtgattctcccacttctgcctccggagtagctgggactacagactcctgccaccacactctgctaattgtattttttgttgagacagggtttcgccttgttgcccaggatggtctccaattcctgggtggcaagcaatcctcctgcctcggcaacccaaagtgctaaaattacaggagtgagccacaacTCCTGGCCCATAAAGGTCTTTCTAAATCAAAACCAGACCCTTTTGTTGTCTTCTGCCCAGTCTGCTCATGGTTCTAATTTCCAAgtgtatattctttttcaccCACGTTGTAATGTTTGTTGACTTAAACCATATAGATGATGGGGAAAAAACCTGTTGGATCACATTATTCAAAACTGTTTCCCAGAGTTGCAGGGAAACAAAAGGTACCTCCTTGGGAATCTCCATTGCAGGCACAAGTCATTAAGGCTCAGCACCTCCCAATTTTTTCAAAAGGCACTGTGACAAATCAAGGAACGCCTGTGCCTTACTCTTACCACTAGGTGTCACACGAAACAATCAGGAATAAAGACCACCAGGTCCTGAAGGCTGCCAGAAATATAAAACCATAGAAGGTGGTGCAAAACCTTATTcctcagatatttttatttttcataaccaTTTTTATACCGGAAGCCAAATATCTTCTTCTGATGTATCCTCTATAATTGGGACATTTAGAGTTTGATGTTTCTGTACATGTTTAAAAGAAGTGAATTTCCCCAGATGGGGGTGGGTGGACACCCACCCTTTATTTTCCCTAACAGTTGGAGTAGAAAATAGTTTTGAGTATATTCCAAATTATAGTGTAGTCAGTCTGATTTTCGCAGTGTGTTTTCAAATGTGTTAATACTAAGACTGCTTTGGCCAAATGATTCATATACTGCCAAGGGGTTCCTGGGTAAATTTCTAtgcatttcagtttctttttagGGAAGTAGGAACAATATCTATCTTACAAGATTAGTTCTGAGAACTAACAATGTGGTACCTAAGGCACTGgaattctttcaaaaatttatacCCTGACATTTCCAAAAGCCATGGTCACCCTTACAAAGGAGAATTAGCCATGCATTTGTAAACACTATGACTTTTAAGCTACAAAAGACCTTAAGTAACATTCAATCTAATCTTATTATAAAAGTAAGTATACCACAAAAAAGTTAACTGACCTCTCCAACTAGTGTACAGTTAAGACTGCACTTGAGATGCCCCCCTGCAGTCCCTGTTTCACCTTGCCTCAATCATTGTAGAATTGCATATCATAAGCCTACAGAGACAGTGGTATCTATCCCTGGGAAGTTTTCATTGTAATATATGATCATTATTACTACCCTGAAGGTTCtatctgattttaatttttcccttCATACTTGGTCTCTCTCTATTGAGTCAGATTTCTTACATTCTAACATTAGGGGAGGGGTGGAGATTTGAAGAGAGGGGAAGGATTGGTTAGTACATGGCCAGTCAAGGTAAAGATGATTGCAATCATCACCAGAAATCTCTGCAGAACTACAGAGGGCTCCTGGGACTAATTCTGAAGAGCTCTGACCGAAGTGTGCTTTATTTTGCCTGTACCAATTCTATCAAGTAGATGAATTCAGTCCATGGCTTGCAGGCTTGGAGGTAGAGGTGGGATGGAGAGCATAAATTACATTTCTGCAGGTGAAACCAGAGCATAGTGAGCCGAAACCCCTTTCTACCTGGGTGGCATGAATGGGTCCAACTGCTACTCTCCCCCAGGACGAGGGAGCAAGGAGGGGTGGGCAGGATGGGAGGATGGGGCTGCCTTGAGCCTCCTGCAGGATGCCTGGCAACTACTTTCTTAGCGGTCCTTAACGTCCAGTCGTGGTTAAGGCACTAACTAAACTCATTCTTCAGCCTCCTTCTCTAAGTGCTCCTCGAAGTGCTCAGTTTGGATGTCCAGAAGTAGGCTCAGGATCCATTCTCTGCGGCAGCACAATGTAGGTCAGATAGCATGAACGCAATAGCTACTTATGAACACAATAGCCACTCTGTTATTGCAAGGTTATCCACAACCACCACTACAAAGATTAACACCTTGCTttacttgggaaaaaaaaatcatggtccTATTCAGCAGTTTCCCCATACAGGGAGAgtttgcccctcccccagtcaaCAGGGCTGTTCATCCCTAGGAAGTGATTTGAGAGTTCTCCAAGGATTTAGGCTTTCCACTCCTCCAAAGCTTTCACAGTTCTACCTGGCAGAGGTGCGTGGGGGGTAGGGGAGGAAGGGCGCGAAGCTAAACGTGCCCGTGCTGCAATGAGCCTGATACTGGCAGAAACAGAGGAGCGGCCTGCGACCCCATAACCACAGTGCGTCCTTCCCCTTAGAAGTCTGGGGAAAGCAAATCCCTACGCCCAGCCATCATTTCCACTCTTGCGTTTTCAAAAGATCAAAAAACGGAAAGGACCGGCAGGTTGGCAAACCCCAAAGAGGGACCGCCCATCAGCTCGGCGTCCTTGGGATCTCAGCAGCCGACGACCCCAATTCAAATCGATCGTGGGAAACCCCAGGGAAAGAAGGTTCACTTGCAGAGAGACAGGATTACAGGGTGCAGGCTGCAGGGAAGTACCGGGGGGAAGGGGGCCTGGTTGGAAGGACTTTCCAGCCACTTGGCACTCATCAAAAAGTTCCCTGTCCGTGACCCCAGTGGCTCATCGCAGGGAGTTTCTCCGATGAACCCCAGCTCAGGGTTTAGGCTTCTTTTTCCCCCTAGCAAAGGACGAAGCCAGTTCTCTTTTCTGGTCTGACTGGCTTGGAAATTCCCCGCGCCTGACCCCGCCCCAGAGAAATCCCCCGCCAGCGTTTATAGGGCGCCGCGGCGGCGCTGCAGAGCCCATACCAGCCCGTGCCGCCGTCCCGCCCGCCAGCGCCCCAGCGAGGAAGCAGCGCGCAGCCCGCGGCCCAGCGCACCCGCAGCAGCGCCCGCAGCTCGCCCGCGCCATGTTCCAGGCGGCCGAGCGCCCCCAGGAGTGGGCCATGGAGGGTCCCCGCGACGGGCTGAAGAAGGAGCGACTGCTGGACGACCGCCACGACAGCGGCCTGGACTCCATGAAGGATGAGGAATACGAGCAGATGGTCAAGGAGCTGCAGGAGATCCGCCTCGAGCCGCAGGAGGTGCCGCGCGGCGCGGAGCCCTGGAAGCAGCAGCTCACCGAGGACGGGGACTCGTAAGTGGCGCAGACCCGGAGCCGGGGGTCGTCGGTAGGGCCGGATGTGCGCGGCCGGGGAGTGGGAGGCGCCGGGCCTGGAGGCCGAGCTGGGGAACTAGCGATGCAGCCGGGCTGGCGCCGCGGCGCCCTGGGGCTCCTGCACCGCCCCGAACGCTGCAGGGCCGCGCGGGGCACCGGCCCTACTCGGAGGGGCAGCGGCTGGGCCCTGGTGGAGGGCAGCGTCGCCACACGCCCCCTCCCCCCAGGCCTGTCCTCTAGGCCGGGGGCGGGGCGGCAGCTGGGACGCGAAGTCCCGGGTTGCATAAGGCGGGGCGGGAGTTTCTGGCCGCTGGCGGGCGCCGAGCAGCCGGGAGGGGAAGTACAGGGCGTTCCGAGCTGGCGGGAGGGCGGGGCGGTCTGGCCGGCGCCCGCCGGGGCcgcggggggaggggggcggaAAGTCCCTGGGCGCCTGCCAGGAACACTCAGCTCATAATAACCTCGCGGAAAACACCGCGGCCTCGGCCTCCAGAAACCCCGGCCTTGCGCAATCCCCCGCAGCCCGCGCCTCCCTGGGCCCCACGCGGTGCACTCACCACCCCTGGGgtttttccctctcttccccacAGGTTTCTGCACTTGGCCATCATCCATGAAGAAAAGGCACTGACCATGGAAGTGATCCGCCAGGTGAAGGGAGACCTGGCCTTCCTCAACTTCCAGAACAACCTGCAGCAGGTGCGCCGCTTGCCTGGCCCGGGCTCTCTAACTCTGGGATGTAGCAAAGTCACCCCAGATCCTTTCTGAATTCAGGGCCACTGGGCATTATTCACACTCACCTTTTACTTCACGTCAGCCCACATCCTAGAGAGTGAAGGAAATTCCACTGATTTGGTGAGGTCTTGATGACCCACCTGGAGTCTCTGCTATTTGCCAGTCCTCCCCACCCGCCTGTCTAGGAGAAGCAGCACCCAACCAGGAGACACGGGTTCAGGGGAACTCAGGGTGTGGGTTTGGTCCGTGGCTTACTTTCTCTGGTCTCTCCTGCATTCGTAGACTCCACTCCATTTGGCTGTGATCACCAACCAGCCAGAAATTGCTGAGGCACTTCTGGGAGCTGGCTGTGATCCTGAGCTCCGAGACTTTCGAGGAAATACCCCCCTACACCTTGCCTGTGAGCAGGGCTGCTTGGCCAGCGTGGGAGTCCTGACTCAGTCCTGCACCACCCTGCACCTCCACTCCATCCTGAAGGCTACCAACTACAATGGTATGTctgcctccctgccctgccccaccccctcaGGTGGCAGGTGATGTGGAGAAGGGGCAGGTGGGCCAACTTAAGGAGTCAAGGCAAGAACTTAAAACTCCCAGCATTTGAAAGGTTGAGAAAATATGTGTGCAAAGTGCCTATTGGATGCCTTTATAAAGTTCCTTCAGAATCCAGACTGTGGGTTCTTAAAATTCAGAAGATAGGACTATTTGTCCCATAAAAGAATAGGTGAAAGGAGTGAGAGTTGAAACAGGTGGTTATACTTTTTTCGTTTTGTTCTTCCAGGCCACACGTGTCTGCACCTAGCCTCTATCCATGGCTACCTGGGCATCGTGGAGCTTTTGGTGTCCTTGGGTGCTGATGTCAATGCTCAGGTTAGTGCTTCCTGCCTCCGATGCACTGAGTCAAGTTCCTCGTGCTCCTGTTATGAGTAGAAATTCCAAACGCAGCCATAAGCATCTCAAATTCCTTTTGGTTTCAGGAGCCCTGTAATGGCCGGACTGCCCTTCACCTCGCAGTAGACCTGCAGAATCCTGACCTGGTGTCGCTCCTGTTGAAGTGTGGGGCTGATGTCAACAGAGTTACCTACCAGGGCTATTCTCCCTACCAGCTCACCTGGGGCCGCCCAAGCACCCGGATACAGCAGCAGCTGGGCCAGCTGACGCTGGAAAACCTTCAGATGCTGCCGGAGAGTGAGGATGAGGAGAGCTATGACACAGAGTCAGAGTTCACGGAGTTCACGGAGGATGAGGTGAGTCTGAACTCCTTCGGCTCTCTAACTAACGAGGGACCATTCCCTTCACCCTCCCAGGCCCCTAGAACTGCTCCTTATCAGAGGGGTATCTATATAATGAGTCTGTCAAATTTCTGTGCATAACCAGTATCCCAAtaatgtacctttttttttttttaaatagcttacccttttttaaagaaaagcatttttttaaacatttttaaaatgggagttaAAGGCAAACTCCCTCAGCCTGTAAAGTTCATTGTATTTGGGCTATGGAGAATGGAGTCCAAGGGTTATTTCCAGTAGCGGCCTCCCCATCCCAGTAGCTTGGCAGAGCTCTGGAAGTTTAACGTGTCTTCTTTCCCCTTGTTTTCAGCTGCCCTATGATGACTGTGTGTTTGGAGGCCAGCGTCTGACATTATGAGCGCAAAGGGGCTGAAAGAACATGGACTTGTatatttgtacaaaaaaaaaaagttttatttttctaaaaaaagaaaaaagaaaaaaaatttaaagggtgTACTTATAGCCACACTGCACACTGCCTGGCCCAAAACGTTTTATTGTAGTGGGATCAGCCCTCATTGTGTTGCTTTTGTGAACTTTTTGTAGAGGACAAGAAAGATCATTGAAATTCCGAGAAAACTTCTTTTAAACCTCACCTTTGTGGGGTTTTTGGACGTTATCAAAAATTCATGGAAGGaccacattttatatttattgtgcttCGAGTGACTGACCCCGTGGTATCCTGTGGCATGTAACAGCCAGGAGTGTTAGACCTTTCAGTGATGTGGGGTGAAAAGTTACTACCTGTCAAGGTTTGTGTTACCCTTCTGTAAATGGATGTACATAGTGTATTGTTGGTAATTATTTTGGtacttttattatgtatatttattaaacaGATTTTTACAAATGAGTTATCctgatctttttcttcttgttctgaAGTTCCATCCTCTggcagaggtggaggtggagcATTGTAGGGGAGCAGGGAACTCCCAGCAGCTTCTCACACCTGATACCCAGCCTTCAGCAAAGCTTTGCAGGCACCCTGGGCCCAGTGTGTGGGAGGGAAGCTGTTGCAAGGTTATAGGAAATACCAGTCTCAGGCTTGGGGTGGAAGTGTGCTGCTTGGCCTGTGGTTGGAGAGGTCTCCATTGTCATTCAGTCATCCCTTGATTTAAACTGTTGCTGGACCCTAACTGCCACTTGAGGAAATTATTTTGGCCAAGAAGAATATGCTGAATTCATATAGAGCTGGGAAAGATCTCACTAATACAGGAAGTTCTTAAGGACATAGGCTCAGAAATGGGACTGTACTGACATTTGTTAGCAGATGctcacctctgagcctcagttttctcattagcTGGGCTGTTGTGAAAATTAGATAAGACAATCCACGTAAAATGCATAGCAGAGTGGCAGGCATGTAGTGCTAAAGAAAAACAAGCTGTTACACAACATCCTTTATGTCATACCAGGAGAAACAAGTGCAGAGAGCATGTCCTGTCCACGGTCACCTTGCAGGAGAGGTAGGTGATTAACATACTTAACACGCACTTATTTTGGGGTAAACTTCTTTTAAGAGCATTCCATCTCTTTATGTGTTTTGTTACTGGCTGTAGTAGAAAAGTAATAAAGACTTGAAGGGTCTCTTATCAGTTCAGTCTACTGACTGTACTGAATGATTCTACAGAAGCAAATGTCGCAAGAAATCAGTAATGTGAAACTTGACTTAGATGCTCTATCTTGAGGTTTTCATCCCTAAAATGGCTCTCTTGCCTAGGTAGAAGAATAAAGATGGGTACACGAAAAGCTCAGAC encodes:
- the NFKBIA gene encoding NF-kappa-B inhibitor alpha; its protein translation is MFQAAERPQEWAMEGPRDGLKKERLLDDRHDSGLDSMKDEEYEQMVKELQEIRLEPQEVPRGAEPWKQQLTEDGDSFLHLAIIHEEKALTMEVIRQVKGDLAFLNFQNNLQQTPLHLAVITNQPEIAEALLGAGCDPELRDFRGNTPLHLACEQGCLASVGVLTQSCTTLHLHSILKATNYNGHTCLHLASIHGYLGIVELLVSLGADVNAQEPCNGRTALHLAVDLQNPDLVSLLLKCGADVNRVTYQGYSPYQLTWGRPSTRIQQQLGQLTLENLQMLPESEDEESYDTESEFTEFTEDELPYDDCVFGGQRLTL